The Hahella sp. HNIBRBA332 genome window below encodes:
- a CDS encoding HU family DNA-binding protein: protein MRKPELAAAIAARTNLSKSKAAEVLNALTDEIADAVSRNETVSLIGFGTFSQRNRSARTGKNPKTGAAIKIPASKTVGFKAGKLLKDAVNK, encoded by the coding sequence ATGCGCAAACCTGAACTTGCCGCAGCGATTGCAGCACGCACGAATTTGTCGAAAAGCAAAGCTGCGGAGGTACTGAACGCGTTAACCGATGAAATAGCCGACGCGGTATCCCGCAATGAAACCGTCTCACTGATCGGATTCGGAACCTTCAGTCAGCGCAATAGGAGCGCACGTACAGGTAAAAACCCCAAAACTGGAGCCGCTATTAAAATTCCCGCCAGCAAAACCGTTGGGTTCAAGGCTGGCAAGCTCTTGAAGGATGCGGTCAATAAATAA
- a CDS encoding helix-hairpin-helix domain-containing protein → MGSFILFIAVLVIIYQLSNISRNTADALDKQVALQYEIVAVEKRLDELTELLSARQSEGERESEAMVDVDELVNINHATLKQLTTLPKIGRATAQKITEARPFSKPEDLKLVQGINEDIFADLAEKITV, encoded by the coding sequence ATGGGATCTTTCATCCTGTTTATAGCGGTATTGGTTATTATTTATCAGTTATCGAACATCTCCCGCAATACTGCGGACGCATTGGATAAACAGGTGGCGTTGCAGTATGAAATCGTCGCTGTCGAGAAGCGTCTGGATGAGTTGACCGAATTGCTGAGCGCGCGACAATCCGAGGGCGAGCGGGAGAGCGAAGCCATGGTCGATGTGGATGAGCTGGTTAACATTAACCACGCCACGCTCAAGCAGTTGACTACCTTACCCAAAATTGGCCGCGCTACGGCTCAGAAGATAACTGAAGCGAGGCCGTTCTCCAAACCGGAAGACCTGAAACTGGTGCAGGGAATCAATGAAGATATCTTTGCGGACCTGGCGGAAAAAATAACGGTTTAA
- a CDS encoding dihydroorotase — protein sequence MSGRILIKGGRIIDPSQSLDTLSDLYIANGEVVAIGAAPGDFNADMVIDAAGSWVTPGLVDLCAYLREPGYEHKASIASESLAAVKGGFTTLCCPPATSPVNDTAAVTNLIYDQALTAGKAKILPIGALTKGLAGEQLSEMHALREAGCVGVSNLRYPFRDNQVMKRCLEYACSQDITVFVCPEDYALAKDGCVHEGATSGLLGLSGIPAIAETMAVAQWLILAEETEARIHLGQLSCAKSVELVADAKRRGLKVTCDVALANLIYTDAVIKDFNPAFHVRPPLRREEDRKALLNGVNDGVIDAICSHHQPHESAAKLAPFAETRSGMSVIELVLPQIIALTTSGELRLDAAMRALTSGPAQVLELSMGSLQVGSAADVTLVDPTTKWLVTESDLVSKGKNCPWLDTEVVGLAFKTIVEGRVVYDRSLMME from the coding sequence GTGAGCGGGCGGATACTCATAAAAGGCGGTCGCATTATCGATCCGTCTCAAAGTCTGGACACCCTGTCTGACTTATATATTGCTAACGGCGAAGTGGTCGCGATCGGCGCAGCGCCGGGCGACTTCAACGCAGATATGGTGATTGACGCCGCCGGTTCCTGGGTGACGCCCGGGTTGGTGGATCTGTGTGCGTACCTGCGCGAGCCGGGCTATGAGCATAAAGCAAGCATCGCCAGCGAGTCCCTGGCCGCGGTGAAGGGCGGTTTTACGACGCTATGCTGTCCACCTGCGACATCGCCAGTGAACGATACCGCAGCGGTGACCAATCTCATATACGATCAGGCGCTGACCGCAGGTAAGGCGAAGATATTGCCTATTGGGGCCCTGACTAAAGGGCTGGCCGGTGAGCAACTGAGTGAAATGCACGCGCTGCGCGAGGCGGGCTGCGTTGGCGTTTCCAATCTGCGCTATCCTTTCCGGGACAACCAGGTCATGAAGCGCTGTCTGGAATACGCCTGTTCTCAGGACATCACGGTGTTCGTATGCCCGGAAGATTATGCATTGGCGAAAGACGGCTGCGTACATGAAGGCGCCACCAGCGGGTTGCTGGGGTTGAGCGGTATTCCCGCTATTGCGGAAACCATGGCGGTGGCGCAGTGGTTGATTCTGGCGGAGGAGACCGAGGCGCGGATACACCTTGGACAATTATCCTGCGCGAAGTCAGTCGAGCTGGTCGCAGACGCCAAACGTCGCGGCTTGAAAGTCACCTGCGATGTGGCGCTGGCGAATTTGATTTATACCGATGCGGTGATCAAAGACTTTAACCCTGCATTTCACGTGCGTCCGCCATTGCGACGGGAGGAAGACCGCAAAGCGCTGCTGAATGGCGTGAATGACGGCGTGATCGACGCCATCTGTTCTCATCATCAGCCCCATGAAAGCGCGGCCAAGTTGGCGCCGTTTGCGGAAACCCGCTCGGGCATGTCGGTGATTGAGCTGGTGCTGCCGCAGATCATTGCACTGACGACGTCTGGCGAGTTGCGTCTGGATGCGGCGATGCGGGCGCTGACGTCAGGTCCGGCGCAGGTGCTTGAGCTATCTATGGGGAGTTTACAGGTTGGAAGCGCGGCGGATGTGACGCTGGTCGATCCGACTACAAAGTGGCTGGTGACCGAGTCAGATCTGGTGTCCAAAGGTAAGAATTGCCCATGGCTGGATACGGAAGTGGTTGGACTGGCTTTTAAAACCATTGTGGAAGGACGTGTGGTGTATGATCGCTCGCTGATGATGGAGTAG
- a CDS encoding aspartate carbamoyltransferase catalytic subunit, with product MPSIDDELSPLQLNRFQQLRHFLTIEGLSRKHLTDILDTADTFIEVGSRSIKKVPLLRGKTVANLFFEASTRTRTTFELAAKRLSADVLNINITTSATSKGESLSDMLRNLEAMAVDMFVVRHAQSGAPHFIAKSVTPRVSVINAGDGRHAHPTQAMLDMLTIRQHKHKFEGLKVAIVGDILHSRVARSQIQALNLLGAEEVRVIAPDTLLPPYIDQFGVKVFSSMKEGMRDVDVVIMLRLQKERMEGALLPSEQEFFRLYGLSQDKLVLAKPDAIVMHPGPINRGVEIESAVADGPQSVILNQVTNGIAVRMAVMSMAMSGQIAELTADEEVA from the coding sequence ATGCCTAGCATAGACGACGAACTCAGTCCCCTGCAGTTGAACCGGTTTCAGCAACTTCGACATTTTCTGACCATCGAAGGCCTGAGCCGGAAGCATCTCACGGACATCCTGGACACGGCGGATACCTTTATTGAAGTCGGCTCCAGATCAATCAAGAAAGTTCCTTTACTCCGCGGCAAAACCGTCGCCAATTTATTCTTCGAAGCCAGCACCCGCACCCGCACTACCTTTGAACTGGCCGCCAAACGTTTATCGGCGGATGTTCTGAATATCAACATCACCACCTCAGCCACCAGCAAAGGCGAATCATTGTCCGACATGCTGCGCAATTTGGAAGCGATGGCGGTGGATATGTTCGTAGTGCGTCACGCCCAGAGCGGCGCGCCGCATTTTATCGCTAAATCGGTGACGCCAAGAGTCTCCGTCATTAACGCTGGCGATGGCCGTCATGCGCACCCGACTCAGGCGATGCTGGATATGCTGACTATTCGCCAGCACAAGCATAAGTTTGAAGGGTTGAAGGTCGCCATCGTGGGTGACATCCTGCACTCGCGGGTGGCGCGTTCGCAGATTCAGGCCCTAAACCTGCTTGGCGCCGAAGAAGTTCGGGTCATTGCGCCGGATACGTTGCTGCCACCCTATATCGATCAGTTTGGCGTCAAAGTATTTAGCTCCATGAAAGAAGGTATGCGGGACGTCGACGTGGTGATCATGCTGCGTTTGCAGAAAGAGCGAATGGAAGGCGCCCTGCTGCCTAGCGAGCAGGAATTCTTCCGTCTCTACGGATTGTCGCAGGACAAACTGGTCTTGGCCAAACCTGATGCGATTGTCATGCATCCGGGCCCGATTAACCGCGGCGTGGAGATAGAGTCCGCAGTCGCTGACGGTCCGCAATCCGTCATATTGAATCAGGTGACCAATGGCATTGCGGTGCGGATGGCGGTCATGTCCATGGCGATGAGCGGCCAGATAGCTGAATTGACAGCGGATGAGGAGGTTGCGTGA
- the pyrR gene encoding bifunctional pyr operon transcriptional regulator/uracil phosphoribosyltransferase PyrR codes for MTSLIDVDAAMRDMVEKLKQLCAERNIDKPALVGIHTGGVWVARRLQSLLGWDGPVGELDISFYRDDFTRIGLNPKVKASSLPFETEGRDVVLVDDVIMSGRTIRAAMNELFDFGRPASILLVALMDVGGRDLPIQPDVVGASRRLQSNQRVKLLGPDPLAVELREKTGSS; via the coding sequence ATGACATCATTGATTGATGTTGATGCGGCCATGCGGGACATGGTCGAAAAACTCAAACAGCTCTGCGCGGAACGCAACATAGACAAGCCTGCGCTCGTCGGCATTCATACAGGCGGCGTGTGGGTTGCGCGACGATTGCAAAGCCTGTTGGGCTGGGATGGTCCAGTAGGCGAGCTGGATATCTCATTCTATCGCGACGACTTCACTCGCATCGGCTTGAATCCTAAGGTTAAAGCCTCTTCTTTGCCTTTCGAAACAGAAGGTCGGGACGTGGTGCTGGTGGATGACGTGATTATGAGCGGAAGAACGATTCGGGCCGCCATGAACGAACTTTTTGACTTTGGCCGGCCGGCAAGTATCCTTCTCGTCGCGCTCATGGATGTGGGCGGTCGCGACCTTCCCATACAGCCGGATGTGGTCGGCGCCAGCCGACGGCTACAGTCAAATCAACGTGTGAAACTGCTGGGGCCGGACCCTCTGGCGGTGGAGCTGCGGGAGAAAACAGGCTCCAGCTGA
- the ruvX gene encoding Holliday junction resolvase RuvX, with the protein MATVVGFDFGLKRFGAAVGQSVSMTASPLKEIPAQDGIPRWEAIEALLEEWKPALVIVGEPLNMDGSVSEMALRARKFARRLHGRYNLRVEMADERLTSSEAKSMVRERYGQRNFGRYAVDSIAAVFIVESWLETHADNLDAFLHPPRKQGKSDDIID; encoded by the coding sequence ATGGCGACAGTGGTAGGCTTTGACTTCGGGCTCAAGCGCTTTGGCGCGGCAGTCGGACAGTCGGTATCGATGACGGCTTCTCCTCTCAAGGAAATCCCTGCTCAGGACGGTATTCCCCGATGGGAAGCAATCGAAGCGCTATTGGAAGAATGGAAGCCCGCGTTGGTGATTGTGGGTGAGCCTTTGAATATGGACGGCAGCGTCAGCGAAATGGCGTTGCGCGCCAGGAAGTTCGCCCGGCGTTTGCACGGAAGATATAATCTGCGCGTCGAAATGGCGGACGAGCGGCTCACCAGCAGCGAAGCCAAATCCATGGTGAGAGAACGCTACGGGCAGCGCAACTTCGGACGTTACGCCGTGGACTCTATTGCTGCGGTCTTTATCGTGGAAAGCTGGCTGGAAACCCACGCCGACAATCTGGACGCATTTCTTCATCCTCCTCGTAAACAAGGAAAATCTGATGACATCATTGATTGA
- a CDS encoding YqgE/AlgH family protein translates to MSSSMSTLRNQFLIAMPHLKDPNFEGTISYICDHNDEGAMGIVINRPLDIRLSDMLAQLELGGEGIAMPVYSGGPVQIERGFVLHSPLGDWQSSIEIAPDICITTSKDILEAMARGVGPDRTLVALGYAGWGAGQLEKEISNNFWITCPADSAIIFRTPDSEKVVSALGRVGIDYHRLSSISGHA, encoded by the coding sequence ATGAGTTCATCAATGTCTACATTACGCAATCAATTTCTGATTGCCATGCCTCACCTCAAGGACCCTAACTTTGAGGGGACCATCAGCTATATTTGCGATCACAATGATGAAGGCGCCATGGGGATTGTCATTAATCGGCCTTTGGATATCCGGCTCAGCGATATGCTGGCGCAACTTGAACTGGGCGGAGAAGGCATCGCCATGCCGGTGTATTCCGGCGGTCCCGTGCAGATTGAGCGCGGTTTCGTTCTGCATTCGCCTTTAGGCGACTGGCAATCCTCCATCGAGATCGCTCCAGACATTTGCATCACCACGTCCAAAGACATCCTGGAAGCCATGGCTCGCGGCGTTGGGCCTGATCGTACCTTAGTGGCGCTTGGCTACGCAGGCTGGGGCGCCGGCCAATTGGAGAAGGAAATCTCCAACAATTTCTGGATCACCTGTCCTGCTGACTCCGCTATCATTTTCCGTACGCCGGACAGTGAAAAAGTCGTTTCCGCATTGGGACGGGTGGGCATCGATTATCACCGTCTCTCGTCGATTTCCGGGCATGCCTGA
- a CDS encoding energy transducer TonB, with product MSDKSLSSPAAGVTAFDRLGFCMFFAIAVHAAIVLGITFTIEPERPVPLTVEVTLAQFDDKEEPEDADFLAQSNQKGSGSEEDKKELTTTEQADFRDIETHEVAQLQPEAVKPREASAERQVVANKTSDRDMSMSEKPKKDNPEEAPPEERSQLLQRSLEIASLEAKLSEQQQAYAKRPRVTRLTAVSARKTASAYYMEEWRRELERIGNINYPEEARKRKLEGKVRVAVIIEPDGQVQEINILASSGAKILDDAVIRIIRLAEPFPPFTEEMRKESDLLEIIRTFSFGERMYATDS from the coding sequence ATGAGTGATAAGTCGCTTTCTTCTCCGGCTGCGGGAGTCACCGCTTTTGATCGCCTGGGTTTTTGTATGTTCTTCGCCATCGCCGTGCATGCGGCGATTGTGTTGGGAATTACCTTTACTATCGAACCAGAGCGTCCTGTCCCTCTGACAGTAGAGGTCACCCTGGCTCAATTTGATGATAAAGAAGAGCCGGAGGACGCCGATTTTCTCGCGCAGTCAAATCAAAAAGGCAGCGGCTCGGAAGAAGATAAGAAAGAGCTTACCACCACTGAGCAGGCGGACTTTCGTGATATAGAAACCCATGAAGTGGCGCAGCTTCAGCCAGAGGCGGTAAAGCCGAGGGAAGCCTCCGCCGAGCGTCAGGTGGTTGCGAACAAGACTTCCGATCGCGACATGAGCATGTCCGAAAAGCCGAAGAAGGATAACCCGGAAGAGGCGCCTCCAGAAGAGCGCAGTCAGTTGTTGCAGCGCAGTCTGGAGATCGCCAGTTTGGAGGCGAAGCTCTCCGAACAGCAACAGGCGTACGCCAAGCGCCCCCGTGTGACGCGTTTGACTGCCGTATCGGCGAGAAAGACCGCCAGTGCTTACTACATGGAAGAGTGGCGCCGGGAGCTGGAGCGCATCGGCAACATCAACTATCCAGAAGAAGCGCGTAAGCGCAAACTGGAAGGCAAAGTTCGCGTGGCGGTGATCATTGAACCGGATGGTCAGGTGCAGGAAATCAATATTCTGGCTTCGTCAGGGGCTAAGATACTGGATGACGCGGTGATCCGTATCATTCGTTTGGCTGAACCATTTCCCCCCTTCACCGAAGAGATGCGTAAAGAATCAGACCTGTTGGAAATCATTCGCACCTTCTCTTTTGGAGAGCGCATGTACGCCACTGATTCGTGA
- the gshB gene encoding glutathione synthase, producing MTIRLGVVMDPIADINVKKDSTLAMLLAAQKRGWSVYYMEQDDLYLEQGRAYARMRTLQVADDPSSWFEIQDEFVDALASLDLILMRKDPPVDSEFVFATHILEAAEREGALVVNRPQSLRDCNEKLFATQFPDLCPPVLVSRDAMRLRRFFAEHEDVVFKPLDGMGGKSIFRVKTGDFNLGVILETLTDNGRRQIMAQRYLPEIKDGDKRILMINGEPVPYALARIPAQGENRGNLAVGGSGEGRELTERDKEICARVGSVLREKGLHFVGLDVIGDYLTEINVTSPTCIRELDKLYHLDIAGQLMDYLSSLLKSRRDIVV from the coding sequence ATGACTATCAGGTTGGGTGTGGTGATGGACCCCATCGCCGACATCAACGTTAAAAAAGACAGCACGCTCGCGATGCTGTTGGCGGCCCAAAAACGCGGTTGGTCCGTGTATTACATGGAACAGGACGATCTGTACCTGGAGCAGGGGCGGGCCTATGCGCGGATGCGCACGCTGCAGGTGGCGGACGATCCTTCCAGTTGGTTCGAGATTCAGGATGAATTTGTGGATGCGCTGGCGTCGCTCGACCTGATTCTGATGCGCAAAGATCCGCCAGTGGATAGCGAATTTGTGTTCGCCACCCATATCCTCGAGGCTGCTGAGCGTGAGGGCGCGCTGGTGGTTAATCGACCTCAGAGCCTGCGCGATTGTAACGAGAAGTTATTCGCCACCCAATTCCCGGATCTGTGTCCGCCTGTATTGGTCAGTCGCGACGCAATGCGCCTGCGCCGCTTTTTTGCAGAGCATGAAGACGTGGTGTTCAAGCCGTTGGACGGCATGGGCGGCAAGTCTATCTTCCGGGTGAAAACCGGGGACTTCAACCTTGGCGTTATTCTTGAAACGCTGACTGACAATGGCCGCCGCCAGATTATGGCGCAGCGCTACTTGCCGGAGATCAAAGACGGCGACAAGCGTATTTTGATGATTAACGGCGAGCCGGTCCCATATGCTTTGGCGCGTATTCCTGCGCAAGGCGAAAACCGCGGTAATCTGGCGGTGGGAGGTAGTGGCGAAGGTCGCGAGTTGACGGAGCGGGATAAAGAAATCTGCGCACGTGTTGGATCGGTATTAAGAGAAAAAGGTCTGCACTTTGTCGGATTGGATGTAATTGGCGACTACCTCACAGAAATAAATGTCACTAGTCCAACCTGTATTAGAGAGTTGGATAAACTTTATCATTTGGATATAGCAGGACAATTAATGGATTATTTGTCGTCTTTATTAAAGTCACGTCGGGATATTGTTGTTTAA
- the pilG gene encoding twitching motility response regulator PilG, whose amino-acid sequence MEDNFENLKIMVIDDSKTIRRTAETLLKKVGCTVITATDGFDALAKIADSHPDIIFVDIMMPRLDGYQTCALIKNNSAFKSTPVIMLSSKDGLFDKAKGRIVGSDQYLTKPFSKDELLGTIRNHLPKK is encoded by the coding sequence ATGGAAGATAACTTTGAAAACCTCAAAATTATGGTGATTGACGATAGTAAGACGATTCGTCGTACTGCCGAAACGCTTCTAAAAAAAGTCGGCTGCACTGTAATTACCGCGACAGACGGTTTCGACGCCTTGGCAAAAATCGCCGATTCTCACCCGGACATCATTTTTGTCGATATAATGATGCCCCGGCTCGACGGCTACCAGACCTGCGCGCTTATCAAAAACAACAGCGCATTCAAGAGCACTCCCGTTATCATGCTGTCAAGCAAAGACGGACTCTTCGACAAGGCCAAGGGACGCATTGTGGGGTCGGACCAGTATTTGACCAAACCTTTCAGCAAGGACGAACTACTGGGTACAATTCGAAATCATTTGCCGAAGAAATGA
- the pilH gene encoding twitching motility response regulator PilH, which translates to MARILIVDDSPTEVRKISSILEKHQHEILTADNGADGVALARSEKPDLVLMDVVMPGLNGFQATRQLTRAEETANIPVVIVTTKDQETDRVWGTRQGAKGYLVKPVNESDLINTINELIR; encoded by the coding sequence ATGGCTCGCATACTTATCGTAGATGATTCGCCAACTGAGGTCCGCAAGATCTCAAGCATTCTGGAAAAGCATCAACACGAAATCTTAACCGCCGACAACGGCGCTGACGGCGTGGCGCTGGCCCGCTCGGAAAAACCTGACCTTGTCCTGATGGACGTCGTTATGCCCGGACTGAACGGTTTCCAGGCGACTCGTCAGCTGACTCGCGCAGAAGAGACCGCCAATATTCCGGTGGTCATCGTCACTACCAAAGACCAGGAAACTGACCGCGTATGGGGTACGCGTCAGGGCGCCAAGGGCTATCTGGTCAAACCTGTCAATGAAAGCGATCTGATCAATACGATCAACGAGCTCATCAGATAG
- a CDS encoding chemotaxis protein CheW has protein sequence MSITTDPFAVLAEIEAKSKALAEGLPAQEDVIELWNGIGFSLAGLNFVAAMGEVVEILPVPRFTQIPGVKTWMQGVANVRGRLLPIMDLTSFFELPQQTRSSTRNRRVLVIEQGDVFSGLIVDGVLGMQYFPVDSFQKDAPDIPEVLRPYVSGFYARSNERWIVFDTTSLVADSNFINVAQ, from the coding sequence ATGTCAATTACTACGGACCCGTTTGCCGTACTTGCCGAGATTGAAGCCAAGAGCAAGGCCTTAGCAGAGGGTTTGCCTGCGCAGGAAGACGTCATTGAGTTATGGAACGGAATCGGTTTCTCTCTGGCGGGACTTAACTTCGTCGCAGCAATGGGAGAGGTGGTTGAAATCCTCCCGGTCCCCCGTTTCACGCAGATTCCGGGCGTTAAAACCTGGATGCAGGGCGTCGCCAACGTACGTGGGCGGCTTCTTCCTATAATGGACCTGACTTCTTTCTTCGAGCTGCCGCAACAAACTCGCAGCAGCACGAGAAACAGGCGCGTATTGGTCATTGAGCAGGGCGATGTTTTCAGCGGCCTGATAGTGGACGGCGTGCTTGGCATGCAGTACTTCCCGGTGGACAGCTTCCAAAAGGACGCGCCGGATATCCCGGAAGTGCTGAGACCTTATGTAAGCGGCTTTTACGCCCGTAGTAACGAACGCTGGATTGTATTCGATACGACCAGTCTGGTGGCAGATTCCAATTTCATAAACGTAGCGCAGTGA
- a CDS encoding methyl-accepting chemotaxis protein encodes MISISGKTSSGQGANPIQLAMYGVVIVAVIALLYVIFTVNLNASQDKTYISYASELRVLSQEIAKNSSEAADGKSEAFEELRRSRDDFQRLWDYLTKGNPERNLPAVENVQMSNVTGLWDDVREAADQILGSKDTVLQLHQVAITLNDTIPQLQVEYDDVVQILLENNAPADQVAVAQRQSLLAERIVRSVNKVLAGGEDAVTAADRFGRDVNLFGRVLNGMVEGNQVMGITKVADEDATFGLEAIAELFEFVNENVDTILETSPELFRVREAANNIFEKSQALLTETSKLNEVFQTQAEGRLVSDELGYALLFLIIVAILIIFYIGSQESKKRYEKEASQNEQNQNAILRLLDELADLADGDLTTEATVTEDFTGAIADSINFAIDQMRQLVTSINETAVRVAGAAQETQATAMHLADASEHQAQEIAGASAAINEMAVSIDQVSSNAAESAAVAERSVAIAKKGAEIVQSTIRGMDNIREQIQETSKRIKRLGESSQEIGDIVSLINDIADQTNILSLNAAIQASMAGDAGRGFAVVADEVQRLAERSSAATKQIEALVKTIQTDTNEAVISMEQTTAEVVRGARFAQDAGVALEEIENVSKNLADLIQNISNAARQQSSSAGHISNTMNVIQEITSQTSAGTNATAKSIGKLAELANQLRNSVAGFKLPDQVGHSNEEDLDIDAA; translated from the coding sequence ATGATATCAATATCTGGAAAAACTTCGTCCGGACAGGGTGCGAACCCTATTCAGCTAGCCATGTATGGCGTGGTGATTGTGGCGGTAATCGCCCTTCTCTACGTTATATTTACGGTAAACCTTAACGCGAGTCAGGATAAGACGTACATCAGTTACGCTTCCGAGCTGCGGGTACTTTCTCAGGAGATCGCAAAGAACTCCTCGGAGGCCGCGGACGGTAAATCGGAAGCTTTCGAAGAATTGCGCCGCTCCCGGGACGACTTCCAACGCTTGTGGGATTATCTGACCAAAGGCAACCCAGAGCGTAACCTGCCAGCAGTTGAAAACGTGCAGATGTCTAACGTAACCGGCCTGTGGGACGACGTACGTGAGGCGGCGGACCAGATCCTCGGCTCCAAAGACACCGTTCTGCAGTTACACCAGGTCGCCATCACACTCAACGACACCATTCCCCAGCTACAGGTTGAGTATGACGACGTTGTACAGATTCTTTTGGAAAACAATGCGCCCGCCGATCAGGTTGCGGTAGCCCAGCGTCAGTCGCTGCTGGCGGAACGTATTGTACGAAGCGTTAACAAAGTACTCGCCGGTGGCGAGGACGCGGTAACCGCAGCGGACCGTTTCGGCCGCGACGTAAACTTGTTCGGTCGCGTACTGAACGGGATGGTTGAAGGCAACCAGGTTATGGGCATCACCAAAGTGGCTGACGAAGACGCCACCTTCGGCCTGGAAGCTATCGCGGAACTGTTCGAATTCGTTAACGAAAACGTAGACACCATTCTTGAAACGTCCCCTGAACTGTTCCGGGTGCGTGAAGCTGCGAACAACATCTTTGAGAAATCTCAGGCGCTGTTGACCGAGACTTCTAAACTGAACGAAGTATTCCAGACTCAGGCTGAAGGCCGTCTGGTTAGTGACGAATTGGGTTACGCCCTGCTGTTCCTCATCATCGTTGCGATCTTGATCATCTTCTACATTGGTTCTCAGGAATCTAAAAAGCGTTACGAAAAAGAGGCTTCTCAGAACGAACAGAACCAGAACGCGATCCTGCGACTCCTGGACGAACTGGCCGACCTCGCGGACGGCGACCTGACTACAGAGGCGACGGTAACCGAGGACTTCACGGGCGCGATCGCCGACTCCATCAACTTCGCGATCGACCAGATGCGTCAGTTGGTAACCTCCATTAACGAAACCGCCGTACGGGTAGCAGGCGCAGCCCAGGAAACTCAGGCGACTGCGATGCATCTGGCCGACGCTTCCGAGCACCAGGCGCAGGAAATTGCTGGCGCATCCGCGGCGATCAACGAAATGGCCGTTTCTATCGACCAAGTATCTTCCAACGCCGCCGAATCAGCAGCGGTTGCGGAGCGGTCGGTTGCGATCGCGAAGAAAGGCGCAGAAATCGTACAGTCCACTATTCGCGGCATGGATAACATCCGTGAACAGATTCAGGAAACGTCCAAGCGGATCAAGCGTCTGGGTGAATCATCCCAGGAGATCGGAGATATCGTATCGTTGATTAACGACATTGCCGACCAAACCAACATTCTGTCTTTGAACGCTGCGATTCAGGCATCTATGGCCGGTGACGCAGGTCGAGGCTTCGCGGTTGTTGCGGACGAGGTACAGCGCCTTGCGGAACGTTCCTCTGCAGCGACCAAGCAGATTGAAGCACTGGTAAAAACCATCCAGACCGACACCAACGAGGCGGTAATCTCCATGGAACAAACCACCGCAGAGGTGGTGCGTGGAGCGCGCTTCGCACAAGACGCGGGTGTCGCCCTGGAAGAAATCGAGAACGTATCGAAAAACCTTGCGGACTTGATCCAGAACATCTCGAACGCCGCACGTCAGCAGTCGTCTTCAGCAGGCCATATTTCCAATACGATGAACGTTATCCAGGAAATTACCTCGCAGACCTCCGCAGGTACGAACGCGACAGCGAAGTCCATCGGTAAACTGGCGGAACTGGCCAACCAGCTGCGTAACTCCGTAGCAGGTTTCAAGCTGCCTGACCAGGTAGGTCACAGCAACGAGGAAGACTTGGACATCGACGCCGCCTAA